The following proteins come from a genomic window of Streptomyces sp. GS7:
- a CDS encoding terpene synthase family protein, translating into MNTARLTRPDLWCPIEPALHPQHEELAEHALAWLRRFGYVTTREQEEKARAARFGELAARVHPHGTLPGVKYACEWLMWLFLQDDDKVEGASSRGDTLTVAEHILHCLQVLHDPSDPPATGHMQALTDLRRRLDDFADPEHVQRLLFGLIEYLAAAGPEAIHWAARTVPTVHAYQQLRESTVFMRAGCFVLNEIANNCPLPAAVWSTPEIQTASRTAARVVGYTNDILSGPRELVWPGALNLINSIAQERQCTLPKALEAAVDLHTHEMRTFIRQADQLATRHDDARVHAYIDGLRTWIRGNLDWSMQTDRYAVPDPPTSEPIVTE; encoded by the coding sequence GTGAACACGGCACGACTGACCAGGCCCGACCTGTGGTGCCCTATCGAACCGGCCCTTCACCCCCAGCACGAGGAACTGGCCGAGCACGCCCTAGCCTGGCTGCGCCGCTTCGGCTACGTCACCACCCGCGAGCAGGAGGAGAAGGCGCGGGCCGCACGGTTCGGGGAACTGGCCGCCCGCGTGCACCCGCACGGCACGCTGCCAGGGGTGAAGTACGCCTGCGAGTGGCTGATGTGGCTGTTCTTGCAGGACGACGACAAAGTCGAAGGCGCCAGCAGCCGCGGCGACACTCTCACCGTTGCCGAACACATCCTCCACTGCCTGCAAGTCCTTCACGACCCGAGCGATCCGCCCGCCACCGGGCACATGCAGGCACTCACCGACCTGCGCCGACGGCTGGACGACTTCGCCGACCCCGAACACGTCCAGCGGTTGCTCTTCGGCCTCATCGAGTACCTCGCCGCCGCCGGCCCCGAGGCCATCCACTGGGCCGCCCGCACCGTCCCGACCGTGCACGCCTACCAGCAGCTGCGCGAATCGACCGTCTTCATGCGCGCCGGCTGCTTCGTCCTCAACGAGATCGCCAACAACTGCCCCCTGCCCGCCGCCGTATGGTCCACGCCCGAGATCCAAACAGCCTCCCGCACCGCGGCCCGGGTGGTCGGCTACACCAACGACATCCTCTCCGGCCCGCGCGAACTGGTTTGGCCCGGAGCGCTGAACCTCATCAATAGCATCGCCCAGGAACGGCAGTGCACTCTCCCCAAGGCCCTGGAGGCTGCGGTCGACCTGCACACCCACGAGATGCGCACCTTCATCCGGCAAGCAGACCAGCTCGCCACCCGCCACGACGATGCGCGAGTGCATGCCTACATCGACGGGCTACGCACCTGGATCCGCGGCAACCTCGACTGGAGCATGCAGACCGACCGCTACGCCGTCCCAGACCCCCCAACCTCAGAACCCATCGTCACCGAGTGA
- a CDS encoding IS481 family transposase, which produces MPHRNAPLTETGRLRLARCVVDEGWTLRRAAERFQVSPTTAQRWADRYRLLGEAGMADRSSRPHHSPRRTPTRTERRIIKVRLLRRWGPARIAHLLRLVPSTVHRVLTRFGLARLTHLDRATGRPIRRYERDRPGELVHVDIKKLGNIPDGGGHRTLGRQAGRKTRSGVGYSYIHTAVDDHSRLAYSEIHTDEKKETATAFWTRAQTFFTTCGITVERVLTDNGACYKSHTWRDALTAAGITHKRTRPYRPQTNGKVERFNRTLLDEWAYAKPYRSETERREAFPQWLHTYNHHRGHTALKGKPPASRVPNLTGQYT; this is translated from the coding sequence GTGCCCCACCGTAATGCACCCCTGACCGAGACTGGACGGCTGCGTCTGGCCCGCTGCGTCGTCGACGAGGGCTGGACCCTGCGGCGGGCCGCCGAACGCTTCCAGGTCTCGCCCACCACCGCCCAACGCTGGGCCGACCGCTACCGGCTGCTGGGTGAGGCGGGGATGGCAGACCGTTCAAGCCGCCCGCACCACAGCCCGCGCCGCACCCCGACACGCACGGAACGGCGCATCATCAAGGTCCGCCTCCTGCGCCGGTGGGGCCCGGCCCGCATCGCCCACCTGCTGCGACTGGTCCCCTCGACCGTGCACCGCGTGCTGACCCGGTTCGGCCTGGCCCGCCTGACCCACCTGGACCGGGCCACAGGCCGGCCGATACGCCGCTACGAACGCGACCGCCCCGGCGAGTTGGTCCACGTGGACATCAAGAAGCTCGGCAACATCCCCGACGGCGGCGGCCACAGGACACTCGGCCGGCAAGCAGGCCGCAAGACCCGCTCGGGAGTCGGCTACAGCTACATCCACACCGCCGTCGACGACCACTCCCGCCTGGCCTACAGCGAGATCCACACCGACGAGAAAAAGGAGACCGCCACCGCCTTCTGGACCCGGGCCCAAACGTTCTTCACCACCTGCGGCATCACCGTCGAACGCGTCCTGACCGACAACGGCGCCTGCTACAAGTCCCACACCTGGCGCGATGCCCTCACAGCAGCCGGGATCACCCACAAGCGAACCCGGCCCTACCGGCCACAGACCAACGGCAAAGTCGAACGCTTCAACCGCACCCTGCTTGACGAATGGGCCTACGCGAAGCCCTACCGCTCAGAGACCGAACGCCGCGAAGCGTTCCCCCAATGGCTCCACACCTACAATCACCACCGCGGACACACCGCGCTCAAGGGCAAACCACCCGCCAGCCGCGTCCCCAACCTCACAGGGCAATACACCTAG